The Alnus glutinosa chromosome 1, dhAlnGlut1.1, whole genome shotgun sequence region AGGTTGAACTCTCCCTTGGGCTTCCTTCAAGTCCGACAAGGGAACTTTCACTTTGTGCCTCCTAATGGGCCACATGCACAAGGTACAGTTTTTTCTCCGCTAAGTTTTTAGTTATAGCTTCGATTTCTAAACAGTTTACACTATAAAGAAAGTTTGGTATCTAATTTAGGGTAGGGTCAGGAAGATTTTGGTCTCGAAATTTCCCGTTTTCTGAAGAGTCCATTTCTGTcaaattttcatatttgttttatgtatttattattattttttttatcagcaTAACAGGGAAAATGGAAGGGGTAATTTCCAGATTTGGATGTTTGACATGTTTCGAGTCTAATGGGCCTTCCAACCAGCTCAATAGCCCTAAGCTCGCCCAAATAATATTTGGGGCAGATCTTAGAATAATTTTACATGTATATTAAGTGTTTATCCAGTGTCTATAAAAATagtgaggtgacttttaaaattaccattgggtgtgtgattgatcaaaatatgattttgatcaaatgatgattttaaaagtcaactcatttttttataaacacttgaaggacacttaatgtacatgtagaattactccacATCCTAGGGTTTATTGAATGAGACATGTTACAAGCGAGTAATTCTAATAGTATATTAAATGTctatcaagtgtccataaaaaatgatgtgacttttaaaattactatatgatcaaaatcattattttgatcaatcacatgcctaatgatgattttaaagcTACATCATTTTTGaatggacacttgatggactattaatatacatgtagaattactcgttacatgcacatctcttgtacatcttttgtacatcacttttctaAATTAACTATATTAGATATATAGAACCAACATGTGgatcctacaaattcaatggttaatttagAAAAGTGATGTATAAAATatgtacaagagatgtgtaaaAATAATTTCTCAGAAAAATGTGACATAGGCTGTAAAATGAATTCAAAAAAGATCAATCTAAGGGTTGGCCAAATTTTTACCTAAGAAAATCATAGGTTTTTCCACTTCTCATTCTAAAACAAGCACCGCTCAAAACATAAATTAGAGACTAAATCCTTAAATAGAACcctaaatgaataaaaaaattgaacctTACACAACAACAAATCACAAAACACAAgaagataaacaaaaacaacatattttcttataaaaacatgttaatTATTCTTCCCAAAGTTTTTGCTAGTAAATCATTATAATAGTTTAGAACCCTAAAAAAATCTTGGATGCATAAAAAATAATCGTAGGCTTTGAAATCATAAGAAGAAAACATTCAACCATCTTTAGTACATAAGAGGGAATATATATTACCATCCTGCTCCTTATAAAATGCAAGTAGATCGACCAGTGTGAAGCAATTTTCAACCCCGATCTTTCGAGCTCAGCTGATCTCTTCTTGAATGGGTGTGCAGGTTGTTTTCCTACACTTGAAAGGAGAAGTAGAAAAAGGAATAAAACATATAgtgataaatttattatttgttgtCATAGTAGATAGAATAATAGAGGAAATAGAATTTGTTTCTTTGTAAAAAATAGGAGTAATAtactaacatatatatactcAAGCTCAGCAGACCTCTTCTTGAATGGGTGAGCAGGTTGTTTTCGTACACTTGAAAGGAGAAGTAGAAAAAGGAATAAAACATatagtaataattttattatttgtcatatatgttagtatatatatatatatatatatatatatatatatatatatatatatatatatatatatgtgtgtgtgtgtgtgtgtgtgtgtgtgtgtgtgtgtgtgtgtgttaataTATTAGTGTGTATACACACACACTTATATATGTAATTCTATATGTAAACATGCTTTAAACGAGCTCAAATGAGTTGTGTTGAGTTGAGTATTGTTTACGAGATTAAATCAAACCAAGTCAAATTTATCGATTAATATTCcagcaaaaaaatttgttcgAGCTCAATTCGTTTATTAAATAAACCGAACTTAAGTGAAGCTTATAAGAATCAGACTCTAGCTATTCATAATTAGCTTAAATTATTTACAGCCCTATCGGAAAAACTCTACTTCTCATGaaaatctattattatttttaatctccTCATGAATATCTCCTGATTTACTTATTTACCACTTagttatttattcttttttttttttgtttggttaaaTACATTGAAGCCCCTAAACTACTagccatattttttaaaaaaataaaaaaaaaatactcacgtATCGACATATGTGACACTTTTATAtatcaaactatcattttgttgcaattacttttatatcattattccaaaaatacttatattttcctaaaaaaactaaaattaaaattcaaaatttcatgCAAATTCTTTCTATACTAATAGAACCTTACGCTatgaattttaatatttaatcaatatatatatatatatatatatatatatatatatatatatatatatatatatatatatattcaattattttctttatttttttaaaagaaaatatgggtaGTTTTGGAGGAATGACAGAAAAGtaaatttcaacaaaattgtagtttgataTATCTAAGTGTCATACTTGTCGGTTCGTGTGACCTTTTTAAAAATGGTTCTTAGTTTAGGGAGCTTAAGTGGatttaacttcttcttcttcttctttttatttttattttttattttttcacttttagtTCAACGTTTATTAACATAATTGTGATAGTCCTATTCCTCCCGGCTTCATCCATGACATGAGGCATTAtggctaataattttttttatgacacGTAGACTTGACATAAAATTAGCAAGTTAAGGTTGATGAGactattcattttaattaaatgggttaagtAGGGTTTATCTATATAGTCTTGTACAAATGCATGACATGACCCGAATGCGCCCAAAATGAAATTAGAGAGTTAGGATTAAGAGGCctaaccaatttaattaaatgtatcaaattatagtttatatttaaggaaaattacaatttagcctccCAAATTACCAGTCATTCTATGGATGACCCCTCTAACTACCAACACATGactctggccccccaaattacTAAAACCTATGAATAAAGGCTCATTTTGGGGAAATCTGtccataatacccttgccaggtgtcctttttcaattaaaaaataaaaaaaaaataaaaaacttaaaaaacaattaaaaactaaaaactaaaaaagctaaaatttatttatctattatttttttaaaataattagtgTTTGGGGAGGTGGTGGCTGCCATCGGGAGGGGGTGACCGCATGACCACCCCCCACCTCTAGGGATGGCGTCGACCCTAGAGCGCCACCTCTAGGGATGGCTTGCATGCCACCCCcaaacaccatttttttttttttttagagctgCTATTGTGGACTGATCTTGGCCTTCCACATTCACAGTTCTTTGTTTTAAGTCATTAGATTGATAAGGTTATAAATCAATAGTAATTTATCGGTtagtaaatccaaaaaaaaaaaaagtaatgcccCATGTTTATGATATAATTTTGTCATAATATGGTGTATATACCAAATATAATatgtagtttatatatatatataccctttaAGACATATAAAAGCATAACTCTTTTagtctattttataaaaaccttGATTCAATCGAACGAAAATTTAATTGGGGTCGCAAATTTTGgataaagattttattaaaattagtcGATAGGTTCAGTAtgcaatatttattaaataaaattggttTGAGAGAGTGATTTGTTGACCCGCTGATATGATAAaaattttgttaataattttttttttttttttaaaaaaaactttcaaaaagaatgattttttaaaattattaaatgtaattttttttttaacaaaatgagttcatatttttatttcgagaaaagataaaaaagaaaaagaaaaaaagaaagtaaaataaaattttaatcaacttagattattctcaatttaaaaaataaaataaaactttagtttttttttttaaaaaaaattagtttttattttttttaaatttaaaattttttattatttttatttgaaaaatgacatgtgacaGGAGTTTTATGAGCATATTTTgccaaaatgtgcatttttcaaaggttctGATAATTTGGGGGGTCATAGTCCAAGCATTGGTAGTTCAGGGGGCCATCcgtaaaatgacaaataatttggggaactcaattgttattgagtaatgattcttgcacaactcatacacaacttttgcacaactctagctacttttttttttttttttttttttttttttaattttttaatttttttaatttttattttatgatcaaccattggattagCTTTCCTACATCTGGgccttaaatattcaatggttgatcttaaaaaaaaattgttttaaagttgtgtaaaaaacattactcattatgatttttccttatatttataatttaatatttatgtttaGGAAAATTAGAGTTTAGCCTCCAAAATGCTAGCCGTTTTGCAAGTAGTTTTACAAACTACCAACACTTGGAATTTGGCCCTCCAAAGTACCAAAACGTTTCAAACAGgccaattttgttgaaatatgcttataataccactgccacgtgtcatttttcaattaaaaaaaatgtaaaaaaaataaactaaaattttattttttatttttatttttattttttttaaaaaaaagatgtttgggGTGGCTTGCAGGTTGCCGGCGCCATGCACCACCTCTGGGGGTAGCTTGCGGCCACCTCAAAATCTATTTCGACAAAATAagcatttttgaaactttttgataatttaagaaGTCAGAATCGAAGCATTAATAGTTcataaaattacttaaaaaaggACTAACAGTTTAAAgagttaaattataattttcccTATATGTTTTGAAACAATCGAAACCCGATTCTCATACACATGACATATCGGGTTATCCCTAGCTTTCTCTTACACAGGGTCAAAGACTACCGATTAGCTAAATTCACACCCCACAATTTTTTAGCTTTATGGCAAGGCTtactgtaacgacccactcccaatgacacaatattgtccgcttttggctccccataccagacttcccaggaggtcacccatcctaagATTGCTCTcacagcggctcgcttaactgcggagttctgataggttcatgaccatcacggctttaaaacgcgttgtgtcataaatgatgcatttaaacatataagcacatctccattcctaggcgatgtgggacgtcacaatcaccccctctcgggacccagcgtccccgctggcgaccctcttaggcttgtgcacgctcccaccatctcaggctgggcaatagctctgataccatttgtaacgacccacccccaatgacacaatattgtccgcttttggctccccataccagactttcCAAGAAGTCACCCATCGTGAGATTGCTCTCGCaacggctcgcttaactgcggagttctgatagggaCGTCACACTTACCTTACGATTTCAAGAAGTTTTCACACACTCGAAAgcaaattacaaaaatgtatgATAAATCTTTCATACTAGTTCCATCACTTCCACGCTCCACTGTGCTTACCATCATCACATGATTCACATCTCTTCTGGTGGATTTCAATCCTTTTATCCGCGGTCTTTTATTGGCGGTAATGTATTTCGTTCGTTAAACGACTGTCCCACTAAAGTGGTAGTCAAACCTTCTGAGTACAGTACGTGATTGCCTTGTCAGGAAACCAAAAATTAATCCCTAATCTAATATCCAACGCCACTTGAGGCAATGAGCCTTAAATTATGAACAAATGGTCAGATGCCCACAAGGATCCTCGCACACAATGTAGATAGCTGGCTCCAAAAGAAAGGTAACACCAAAGAAGATTCGAACCTGAAATCAAATGGGAGAAAGATGAATATATATGACCCCACAGATTTTGATATAATTTTAACAAaacttttcaattaaaatagtggtaattaattaatgactTGTTTTGCATCTTTCTTTTAACTGTGcgagatgtatatatatatatctgtgtaGTAAAGTCACCGACGTAAGTGGGAAATGGAGAAACGTAGGCCATAGATGTCCCATGTGAGGATTTCGCCAAGTTTATCGAAAGTAGCTGAGAGTACTGTACATTTCTCATGCCGACGTCTATAGATATATATTGAACGGCGCCCAATGTCGGACATgcatcaaataataaatattaattgcaTGTGATCAAAATCTGATTTTAGTTCATAATATAAGCTTCTCGCCAGCTGAATTGGAGTGCCTTTAATTTTAACTTTCTccgaataaaaataaaaaataataaaaaaaaaaaaggatgagtTTTGCTTATACTTCCTACTCATGAGATGCCTTGATGCATGTGGACCACGTACGTGTACATGTTAAACGACCAATATTATGTGCACGctcttcatttattttaattgcTTCTTTTTGGTGGGAATGATATATATTAGGAGTGACAATTCATATTCACGTGTCGGGTTTAGGTCATGTCGaagtatgagtataagactaaATAGGTCAACCATAATCTGACCCagccatttaattaaacaagtaaGAATCATCAACTCTAATCCTCTAATTTTGAATTGAGTTCGTGCATGTCGGGTTGGTGGGTTATGTCAAAAATTACATGAAATTATATCACGTATCGGGTTCGAGTCGTGTCGAAGCATGTGTACCAGACTTTATAAGTTAATCCTAATTaatccgacccatttaattaaatgagtctgACTCTTCAactctaaaattttaattttatgttaggTTTACGAATCGTGTTAAGAATTAACGACCTTAATATAAAAAGACGCCTAATTaggatataaaaaaataaaaaaaattaaagtgaagAGTTAAGCTTTTAACTTTAATATCTTCTTCTAAGATGATTTCAAGCAAATATTAGAAGAAATCATAGCGGAAGATCGCCAAAATATTGGTTATTTATGATTTATTGTCAAACTTTTGAACTAAATGGGACCCAAATGGACCCCACGACacatataaaatactaaagaagaACACAAACGTGGAATTTGAAGTGTGTCTACACCCCTTTAAAAAGAATTGCAATATGCGTAATGACATGTGACATGACGTAATAGGCTCTGATATTGCATTATAAAAGGCCAAGAGTTGTAGTTGTTTTCAACCATCAAAGAGACCAAAAATGACTACCAAATACTGCCTAGTGTTGCTCCTTGGGGTGGTTCTTCTCTGCAGCACTGCCTCACTAGCTGACCACCATGAGCCTTCCAAACATGACCCCAAATCTCCAATTCACAAGCCCCATTCTCCTCCTAAACACAAACCTCCGACCCCACTTGATCATGGGGACAAGCCATTTCCCGAACACAAACCGCCTCTTAAGGGTAAGGGAGAGAAGCCTCCACCGGAGCACAAGCCACCGCATGAGGGTCACTCCGGACGCcttttagttgaaaaaaattcaccAAATTTGGATGGTAAACCTCCTAAGAGATCAGAAAAGCCGCCACCCCCGAAACACAAGCCACCAACCCAACTCGACAAAGAAGAGAAGCCATTCCCTGAAGACAAACCACCTCAGAAGGGTAAGGGAGAGAAGCCTCCACCAGAGCACAAGCCACCGCATGATGGTCACCCCGGACGCcttttagttgaaaaaaattcaccAAGTTTGGATGGTAAACCTCCTAAGAGATCAGAAAAGCCGCCATCCCCCAAACACAAGCCACCAACTTCAGTGACTTCAGTCGACAAAGAAGAGAAGCCGTTTCCTGAACACAAACCGCCTCCCAAGAATAAGGGATCAGACAAACCAccacatgatcatcatcctggACGTCGTCTACTGGAGTCGTCTTCTCTTGAACGAAATTCACCAAGTTTGGATGGCAAAAGTCCCCATGATCATCATCATCCTGGACACCCTTCAAAGGAAGATGCCAAAGACTCTCACACCACACCTCGAAAGTTGAAGCCTCCAACCGCGCCTGAAAAGAAGCCGCCAAGCCCCTCTCACAAGCCACCCCACAAGCCTCCATCAGGGAACTGAGTGCATGTTTATATATGTAGAAATTAATAAGAGCTGCAACATATGCTACCTATCTTGGCAGTCACTGTTCTATACATGGAACAGTGACGACCTATGTTCACGTTGTGTCCTCGTTTTAGTGTTTGTACTCTGATTTGTAGCTTACTTGCCTCGTACTACTACCTTCATTTTAATGAATCCTTTTCAATCACTTGCGTTACTTCATATAAGTTTATATTTGCTTACGAACATTAGAGGCATATTTTATATGTTGGAGAAtggatacaaaacaaaaacctgCTAACTATTCTTATATATTATTGACATATATGTATAATTAATTATCACGTGTCTATGTTCATATAGAAGGGCCTCACAAGTTTGTCACCAAATAGGAAAAATGCCCCTAAATAGTTACAACTTCCCACTTCTAGCCTTTCCAAACTTTGAAGGACTTACAGctacaaaaattattattcaatgTCAAGATGCTAAGCATGATCTTATTTGTTAAACCTTTGGGGCTATAAATAAACCAAACTATTTGAGCCCAGTTTATATAAGTTTGACTCGAGATTAGTTCATTCAATAAACAAATCGAGCTtaattaaacaataatttttgcATGAgtattaaacgagtcaaactcGGTTCAACTTGATTTAGGCTTATGAACAATATTGCTCGTATAGACTAGACTCGACTTGTTTGGATTTAGGTTGGACTTCCCGTTGGGCTTCCTTCAAGTCCAACGAGGGAACTTTCACTTTGTGCCTCCTAATGGGCCACATATATGCACACAGTTCGATTTTTTCTCCGCTACATTTTAGTTATAGCTTCGATTTCTAAATAGTTTATACTATAAAGAAAGTTTGGTacctaataataaaaattagtttttaattttttaattttttttttatagtttttcagttttttttttttaaaaaaattaatttttattattttttaattaaaaaataatacatgaTAGGAATATTATAAGCATATTTCGATAAAATgagcattttaaaatttttttgatattttaagaGGTCAAGATCCAAGCGTTAAAATTGTGTAAAACTGCTTGCAAAATTGACTGAGagtttaaaaaactaaattgtaatttttccaatACGTTTTGAAACAATCCGATTCTCAAACACAAGACATATCGGATTATCCCTTTTTCTTACACAGGGTCAAAGACTACCGACTGGCTAAATTCACACCCCCACAAATTTTTAGCTTTAGGGCAAGGCTCACCTTACGATTTCAAGAAGTTTTAAGGTGCTTTTTGGCAACTAAAtgtaaaatttataattcttattttaattttctaaaaaaaaattaaattaaaaatattttaatttttttaccctTTCTACgttatatcaataattttttattattattcaaataataataataaaaaaactcactataaaacccaacccccccccccccccccccccccccccccaaccaatCCGTCAACACTCGTAAACAAAAATCTATGATAAAGCTTCCATCCTAGTTCCATCACTTCCCCGCCCCACTGTGCTTACCATCATCACATGATTCACATCTCTTCCGGTGGATTTCAATCCTTTTATCACAAAGCCAAGCGacagaaaaaggaagaagaattaATTACCATAATTAGGCCAGGGAGATTGACTCCAGCGAAGAGACGAACACTCCGAACTACGCAAACCCAAAccaaaaacccaagaaaacagGCTCTTCTGGAACTCCCAAGATTGTGTGGCTTTTCAATCCCTTCTCCCATTGTTTTAGGCCAGAATGTTGGCCTCAGCGACTCCCACACCCTTCACCTTGAAGCCCTCTGATGCCCAACGCAAAGTCCCCAAAACCCATGTGGAAGCTGTTCCATTTGCAACCAGAAAAGCCAAAAGAAGCGACTTAACAGTCGTTTCCTACGCAACCCAACATCATAATCATCAATATCATGGCCTCAACTCCAATTCTCGCTCTAACCGTGCTGTCGTCACAAGAGTCAGCAGTGATGGTGGTGCTGTTGATTCTACTCCACAGCACTCTACACCTCCTGTATGCTCTGAACTgccttttctctattctgggtCTTGCTGGTATTTCATGCTTGTGTTTCGTTTAGGTATATGGGTTTGTTTGCCTTGGCGAGTTTCGTTGGGCAAGTGTTTATGTTTCAGTTATGCATTGCTGTTACGGTTTGCTTGTATtgaggaatatggaaatttggATTTCTTTgtgtaatatttttctttcgGAATCGTGTTATGGGTTACCATGGATTTTGGATATGGAGTAGAAGAATGGGTAttgcctttccttttttttttttttttttttttttggattgcaATTCTAATGCATTGCAAAAATGTGTTAATATAGGTATCTATGGTAAAATTGGTTGGGAAATCGGGTTGTATATTGCTTGTTTGCTTAGGAAATTTGGACTCTAcgttttgtttttcatttgaGTAGGAAAAACAGCAATCCTTTTGGTAGATTTAGAATGGAGCTAGATTGAAGATTGAACATAGAATGGAGCTAGATTGACATATATGCGCCCCCATCACAAAATGATCATTAGAAGATTGAACACGAAAGTAAAACTCGTTCATAATTTTAGTCCTCATGCTTGAAACGACTTTTAAGGAAAAGGATTACACTAAATAACATGCCACTATAAGCACAATGTACTCATGCTATTGTGAATCAGGATGGAATCTTTCAATTCATCATTGAAGTCCTTACACCAGCATTCCATATGTGCAATTTAAGTGACAAAAGTTTAGAATGTTAAAGTTTATGCAATTCACAATTAATTTGATACTAGCTTTGCAAGTTCGCAAAGACTGAATGTTATTCCTACTGTTGTGGGCTGTTAAATTAATGCTCGCTCCATATCCACATTCTTAAGCAACTCGTTTTAACAAACTAAAAGTTCGACTTTACTAGAATTTtttgtcctgaaaatcacattATGTTGTTGGAGGATTTTTCTTCTCAAAGTTGTGTGGGTCATGAAATACAAACATATCTTGTTACTCAATATAACAGTGTCGGCTGTTGCTTTTAAATGTTTCCTTGAGAGTGGCAAATGTATGCTTACTTAAGCTACATGATGGGACATCTTCTTACTTTCAGGATATTGAAGCAATTAAGAGCACTTCTCCTAGTTTTGGTGATAGTTATGTGGCCTTGTTTGTCCGAATGCTTGGGCTGGACTATGATCACCTTGATAGAGAACAGGCAATAGTGGCTCTCTGGAAATACTCACTTGGAGGAAAGAAGTATATTGATGCTATCATGCAGTTTCCTGGCTGCATAAATCTCACTTTAAACCTTCTTAGATCAGAGTCTACTTCCACTTGTGAAGCAGCTGCAGGCCTTCTACGATCAATTTCTTCAGTCAATTTATACAGGGAATTAGTAGCAGAAAGTGGAGCAATTGAAGAGTTAACTGGCTTGCTGAGCCGACCTTCCTTAATTCCTGAGGTATATACAGACTTCACCATCGGAATTTCTGTCATCTGGTGAACATATTTCTAGGTTTAGAGAATGGAGGTATATCCTGAACTCAATTTTGCAGGTAAAGGAGCAAAGTATGTGTACTTTGTGGAACTTGTCTGTAGATGAGAAGCTTAGAGTGAAAATTGCGAACAGTGATATCCTGCCATTACTAATTAAGACCCTTGATGACGAGGACATAAAAGTGAAGGAAGCAGCAGGAGGGGTTTTGGCAAATTTAGCATTGAGCCACTTTAACCACAACATGATGGTTGAAGCAGGAGTTATACCAAAATTGGTGAGCCTTCCTTTACGTTTCCTCTATTAATGGAAAGAATTCATGTGATTATTATATCAAAAAGATTTGCCTATTTTACATGGTTATACTATATGGAGTATAGTAATTCAttcggatttttttttcttttctttttcgaaaTCACATCTTAATTATAAGCACAATTTAATTGCAAATGCTACTTTCCTCTGTTTGGATATCTGAACATATTGTTTGGCATTCTAATAGACTGGGTTTTTAATGCAGGCAAATATCTTAAAAACTGATGTGGAAGGATCTAAAGTCATTAGAAAGGAAGCAAGAAATGCATTATTGGAGCTAGCAAAGGATGAATATTACAGAATTCTTGTCATAGAGGAAGGTCTGGTTCCTGTTCCCTTGATTGGTGCAGCTGCATACAAGTCCTTCAGACCAGGTTTGCATTCCTGGCCTAGTTTACCAGATGGTACAAAGATTGAACAGACTTCTAAAGTTCCTTCTAGATTTGGTGCCTCTGAATTACTCCTTGGATTAAATATTGATGACAAGAATGTAAACATGGAGGAGGCCAAGATGAAAGCAATAGTTGGGCGGACACAACAGCAATTTCTTGCTCGTATTGGAGCTATAGAAAtggagaatgaaaataaatCTCAATCTGAATGCTCCACTGATCACCGACTTACACTTTTACCATGGATGGATGGCGTGGCTCGATTAGTTTTGATTCTTGAACTTGAAGATGAGTTGGCCATATCAAGAGGTGCAGAGTCAATTGCTGATGCATCTATAAATGAACATATGCGAGTTGCATTCAAAGATGCTGGAGCAATCAAGCATTTAGTTAGGCTTTTAGGCTATGCTAATGATTCTGTCAGATTGGCTGTCACTCAAGCTTTGGAGAGGTTGTCTATCAGGTAATTTATCATTCTTTGGGTTTCAAATGTATTTACAGCAGTAGTGGTCCAAGCAAATGGCTCTGGGTGAGAAAAATACCCcccgcgggggggggggggggggggggggggggggggggggagagagagagagaacatttCTAACAATTTCTCATTCAATGGCTTCGCCTCTCTGCTTCCACTCTTAGCTGGCTAAATTTTGTACCCAGATCAGCGGTTTAAGGTGCTGGTCCATAGTTG contains the following coding sequences:
- the LOC133876976 gene encoding uncharacterized protein LOC133876976 produces the protein MLASATPTPFTLKPSDAQRKVPKTHVEAVPFATRKAKRSDLTVVSYATQHHNHQYHGLNSNSRSNRAVVTRVSSDGGAVDSTPQHSTPPDIEAIKSTSPSFGDSYVALFVRMLGLDYDHLDREQAIVALWKYSLGGKKYIDAIMQFPGCINLTLNLLRSESTSTCEAAAGLLRSISSVNLYRELVAESGAIEELTGLLSRPSLIPEVKEQSMCTLWNLSVDEKLRVKIANSDILPLLIKTLDDEDIKVKEAAGGVLANLALSHFNHNMMVEAGVIPKLANILKTDVEGSKVIRKEARNALLELAKDEYYRILVIEEGLVPVPLIGAAAYKSFRPGLHSWPSLPDGTKIEQTSKVPSRFGASELLLGLNIDDKNVNMEEAKMKAIVGRTQQQFLARIGAIEMENENKSQSECSTDHRLTLLPWMDGVARLVLILELEDELAISRGAESIADASINEHMRVAFKDAGAIKHLVRLLGYANDSVRLAVTQALERLSISNGVCQTIEAEGVIDPLVSIVKLSQTSESLMEKSLNVLARILDPSKEMKSKFYNGPVNGSKRGSESARSPEDSTVLPGNIVKKSILKANTREDVLDTAFFARLVEILKTSSPSLQRKVASILEFVAIIDPSMNSIISVDIESGLDAVFQQKVLKDIESDAEGQQPEKYALEVEEAGLAISAASRLLAKLLDSQHFCQKINSTHFTNLLREILKSNIPLNKKDWVAASLVKVSSISGRNSENEDPINMEVTLYETIPRLLEKMKTSLSQEVQEAAVMELNRIISEGVVDSTRAIAAEGGIFPLVKLIEEGSERAVEAGLAILYNLSMNSENHSAIIAAGAVPALRRIVLSQRPQWPRAIHLLRTLPT
- the LOC133876973 gene encoding early nodule-specific protein 2-like, giving the protein MTTKYCLVLLLGVVLLCSTASLADHHEPSKHDPKSPIHKPHSPPKHKPPTPLDHGDKPFPEHKPPLKGKGEKPPPEHKPPHEGHSGRLLVEKNSPNLDGKPPKRSEKPPPPKHKPPTQLDKEEKPFPEDKPPQKGKGEKPPPEHKPPHDGHPGRLLVEKNSPSLDGKPPKRSEKPPSPKHKPPTSVTSVDKEEKPFPEHKPPPKNKGSDKPPHDHHPGRRLLESSSLERNSPSLDGKSPHDHHHPGHPSKEDAKDSHTTPRKLKPPTAPEKKPPSPSHKPPHKPPSGN